The following are encoded in a window of uncultured Ilyobacter sp. genomic DNA:
- a CDS encoding rubrerythrin — protein sequence MNLKGTKTEKNLLSAFAGESQARNKYTYYASQAKKEGYNQIASFFEETAHNEMAHAKIWFKLLHEGMPSTAENLKSAADGENYEWTDMYENFAKDAEEEGFKKIAYLFREVGKIEKEHEERYLQLLKNVKDENVFKKEEKVVWECGNCGYLVEGVNAPEVCPVCDHPRAHFKIQAKNF from the coding sequence ATGAATTTAAAGGGAACTAAAACAGAAAAAAATTTACTTTCTGCTTTCGCAGGAGAATCACAGGCCAGAAACAAGTATACTTATTATGCTTCTCAGGCTAAAAAAGAGGGTTACAATCAGATTGCATCATTTTTTGAAGAAACGGCACATAATGAGATGGCACATGCAAAAATATGGTTTAAACTCCTTCACGAGGGGATGCCTTCTACTGCTGAAAATCTGAAAAGTGCAGCTGATGGAGAAAATTATGAGTGGACTGATATGTATGAAAATTTTGCAAAGGATGCAGAGGAAGAAGGGTTCAAAAAGATAGCTTATCTTTTCCGTGAAGTTGGGAAAATAGAAAAAGAGCATGAGGAAAGATATCTTCAGCTTTTAAAAAATGTAAAAGATGAAAATGTCTTTAAAAAAGAGGAAAAAGTAGTATGGGAATGTGGAAACTGTGGATACTTAGTTGAAGGTGTCAATGCACCTGAAGTTTGCCCTGTATGCGACCATCCAAGAGCACATTTTAAAATTCAAGCTAAAAACTTTTAA
- a CDS encoding ABC transporter substrate-binding protein — translation MKKTILLVLAAAALFVGCGKKETDNGKLLIYAGLMEDHASMAAKEFEKETGIKTEFVRMSSGETLARVRAEKENMSASVWYGGPVDAFVAANEEGLIEPYKSPVSEEIPAKFKDADGVWTGIYVGYLGFVGNKSILEEKGMEMPKSWQDLLKPEYKGEIVTAHPGSSGTAYTMLSTVVQLMGEEQGMEYMQKLNGQIRQYTKSGTAPGRMVGLGEAGVGITFLHDAIKYRKEGYKDIIISAPSEGTGFEIGGVAILKNGPDLENAKKFVDWALSKKAQEMGQTVGSYQFLTNENAMPPQEAAEIKDTKLIDYDFEWAGLNRKRLIENFSQVTRTTAPKE, via the coding sequence ATGAAAAAAACTATTTTATTGGTTTTAGCTGCAGCCGCATTATTTGTAGGATGCGGAAAGAAGGAAACAGACAATGGAAAATTATTGATTTATGCTGGATTGATGGAAGATCACGCTTCTATGGCCGCTAAAGAATTTGAAAAAGAAACGGGAATCAAAACTGAATTTGTAAGAATGAGTAGCGGAGAAACTCTGGCGAGAGTTAGGGCAGAAAAAGAAAACATGTCAGCTTCTGTGTGGTATGGAGGTCCTGTTGATGCCTTTGTTGCTGCAAATGAAGAAGGACTTATCGAGCCATACAAATCTCCTGTATCAGAAGAAATACCTGCTAAATTCAAGGATGCTGACGGAGTATGGACAGGTATCTATGTAGGCTACCTAGGTTTCGTCGGAAACAAATCCATTCTTGAAGAAAAAGGTATGGAAATGCCAAAATCTTGGCAGGATCTTTTAAAACCTGAGTACAAGGGAGAAATTGTAACTGCTCATCCTGGTTCTTCTGGTACTGCATATACAATGCTTTCAACTGTTGTTCAGTTAATGGGAGAGGAACAGGGTATGGAGTACATGCAAAAATTAAACGGACAAATTAGGCAGTATACCAAGTCTGGAACAGCTCCTGGAAGAATGGTTGGTTTAGGAGAAGCAGGGGTCGGTATCACATTCTTGCACGATGCCATCAAATACAGAAAAGAAGGATACAAGGATATAATTATATCTGCACCATCTGAAGGAACAGGTTTTGAAATCGGCGGAGTGGCAATATTAAAAAACGGTCCCGATCTTGAAAATGCTAAAAAATTCGTTGACTGGGCTCTGTCTAAAAAAGCTCAAGAGATGGGACAGACTGTTGGTTCTTACCAATTTTTAACCAATGAAAATGCTATGCCTCCTCAGGAAGCGGCCGAAATCAAGGATACTAAGTTAATAGACTATGACTTTGAGTGGGCTGGATTAAACAGAAAAAGACTAATCGAAAACTTCAGTCAGGTGACCAGAACTACTGCACCGAAAGAATAA
- a CDS encoding type 1 glutamine amidotransferase domain-containing protein, with amino-acid sequence MKLKGINVLAVLSDDFEDLEFWVPVMRLREEGANVVIAGIEKNKEYTGKYGVPAESTHSFLDLSHDDFHGILIPGGWSPDKLRRYPKLLSIIKDMDREKKVIGQICHAAWVTISAKVVEGKNVTSTPGIRDDLENAGAIWHDEAVVVDRNFVSSRRPPDIPDYNRELVEALAKFK; translated from the coding sequence ATGAAATTAAAGGGCATCAATGTACTTGCTGTACTTAGTGATGATTTTGAGGACTTGGAATTTTGGGTACCTGTGATGAGGCTTCGTGAAGAAGGAGCAAATGTAGTCATAGCAGGAATAGAAAAAAATAAAGAATATACAGGTAAGTATGGGGTTCCTGCTGAGTCAACCCACTCTTTTTTAGACCTTTCCCACGATGATTTTCATGGAATCCTAATTCCTGGGGGATGGTCTCCTGATAAACTCAGAAGATATCCCAAACTTTTAAGTATAATAAAAGATATGGACAGAGAGAAAAAGGTAATCGGCCAGATCTGCCATGCTGCATGGGTTACTATCTCTGCGAAGGTTGTGGAAGGCAAAAATGTGACCAGTACCCCGGGCATAAGAGATGACCTTGAAAATGCAGGAGCTATATGGCATGACGAGGCTGTGGTGGTTGATAGGAATTTTGTCTCTAGCAGAAGGCCCCCAGATATACCAGATTACAATAGGGAGCTAGTAGAAGCATTAGCAAAATTTAAATAA
- a CDS encoding GIY-YIG nuclease family protein — protein sequence MKMENLNFKKIEGYNFKFICKINPEITDGVVKEYFLEDEFTNLEKKKMNPYGKEKFCKFRIPSVKSVGVYCIMENDRVVYIGECLNLEQRFNSGYGVISPKNCFERFQTVNCKINSLILRSSKEKSKLELYFIKSSNRKKLKKELQSILRPSWNEKKVVFGSNKISEPSKDSGRDGVDEMENKESSHGKYKKIFRHLKNMKAESIEMSLIELEKILGFKLPKSALSYTAWWSNGGHPHSKTWMDAGYKVKIVTLGEKICFYKI from the coding sequence ATGAAGATGGAAAATCTAAATTTTAAAAAAATAGAAGGATATAATTTTAAATTTATATGTAAAATAAATCCTGAAATCACTGATGGGGTGGTAAAGGAATACTTTCTAGAGGATGAATTTACTAATTTGGAAAAAAAGAAGATGAACCCCTACGGGAAAGAAAAATTTTGCAAGTTTAGGATTCCAAGTGTAAAGAGTGTAGGAGTATATTGCATAATGGAAAATGATAGGGTGGTTTACATAGGAGAATGCCTTAATCTTGAGCAAAGGTTCAACTCGGGGTACGGTGTGATATCTCCGAAAAATTGTTTTGAAAGATTTCAGACGGTGAACTGCAAGATTAATAGTCTTATATTGAGAAGCTCCAAAGAAAAATCCAAATTAGAGCTCTATTTTATAAAAAGTTCCAACAGGAAAAAACTTAAAAAAGAACTGCAAAGTATACTAAGACCATCATGGAATGAAAAAAAAGTTGTCTTTGGCTCTAATAAAATTTCAGAACCTTCAAAAGATTCAGGTCGTGATGGGGTGGATGAAATGGAAAATAAGGAGAGCAGCCATGGAAAATATAAGAAAATATTCAGACATTTAAAAAACATGAAAGCAGAGAGTATAGAGATGTCTCTCATAGAATTAGAAAAAATTTTAGGGTTTAAACTACCTAAATCGGCTCTTTCTTATACTGCCTGGTGGTCAAACGGTGGACACCCCCACTCAAAAACGTGGATGGATGCAGGCTATAAAGTAAAAATTGTAACCCTCGGAGAAAAAATATGTTTTTATAAGATTTAA
- a CDS encoding BglG family transcription antiterminator produces the protein MLTNRSLAILQSLIKNGGKGNIKGLAEQNNISERAVRYDVDNINEYLNDKNFSSIEKLSKGNLKIDETSRIEEYLYKNYKQHLLVPEDRVAYILIEILFNGLINLNKVSHELDISRSTVKIDLKNVKEILERYSLELRLKHKIGLVLLGKEDKIRKLKLKILMKYFRQYEIYKKGESAYSLKNIFIIEELDRYIGDISVENLKVFINYIQKLINKIISDEAYDIITSYLIISIFRIRKGKLLGKVQNEKFLKNTQEYNMITRGMGILEANYRVNLSELEVLKITDYFLGSHTYNFDYSYYENWVEVEILVKKLIEKFDQKIDVDISKDNILLEGLINHIKPTLYRIKNSIELQNSIYDEVFDSYPNLFNITSEVIVELEDFIGGKLSKDEIAFLVIHFKAAIDRNKHKIKDVKKVLIVCGLGYGSSKLLAQQIKETYTIDVVDIIPNHFLGKYLNNPEIDLVITTIDIHSIEREKLDIPVLKVNPILGKEDIHKLDKYGLPKYRKKVLLSDILEIIEENTIIEDKEKLLKKLELILEDRLINDLNEKELDITDLLKLENIKLNLEVDSLEEAIERAGNILVERGYVKNGYVKNMNDIVKEYGSYIVVSNGIAMPHARGGENVYKTGMSLITLKNPVKFSDGKEVEILIAFSSFDDKEHLNSLVDLMNLINDYEFKDNLKRMKKSKDVLKFIYKYKLG, from the coding sequence ATGTTAACCAATAGAAGTCTGGCAATACTTCAGAGTTTGATAAAAAATGGTGGCAAAGGAAATATAAAGGGTTTAGCTGAACAAAATAATATAAGCGAAAGGGCAGTCAGATATGATGTGGATAATATTAATGAATATCTTAATGATAAAAACTTTTCGAGTATAGAAAAACTCTCTAAAGGAAATTTGAAAATTGATGAAACGTCTAGAATTGAAGAGTATTTGTATAAAAATTATAAACAACATTTACTTGTTCCAGAAGATAGAGTGGCTTATATTTTGATCGAAATTTTGTTTAATGGTCTGATTAACTTGAATAAAGTATCTCATGAACTGGATATCAGCAGAAGTACCGTAAAAATAGATTTGAAAAATGTAAAAGAGATTTTAGAAAGATACAGTTTAGAATTGAGGTTAAAGCATAAAATAGGTCTTGTTCTTTTGGGAAAAGAGGATAAAATAAGAAAATTGAAATTAAAAATTTTAATGAAATATTTTAGACAATATGAAATTTATAAAAAGGGAGAATCAGCATACTCACTTAAAAATATCTTTATAATTGAGGAGTTAGACAGATATATAGGAGATATAAGTGTAGAGAATCTAAAAGTATTTATAAATTATATTCAGAAATTAATTAATAAAATAATTTCTGACGAAGCTTATGATATAATTACTTCTTATTTGATTATATCGATTTTTAGAATCAGAAAAGGAAAGCTTTTGGGTAAGGTTCAAAATGAAAAATTTTTAAAAAACACCCAGGAATATAATATGATAACGAGAGGTATGGGAATATTAGAGGCAAATTATAGGGTGAATTTAAGTGAACTTGAAGTCTTGAAAATAACTGATTATTTTTTAGGGAGTCACACTTATAATTTTGATTATTCATATTATGAGAATTGGGTAGAAGTGGAGATATTAGTAAAAAAACTGATAGAAAAATTTGATCAAAAAATAGATGTAGATATATCCAAAGACAATATATTATTAGAAGGTTTGATAAATCATATAAAACCTACATTGTACAGGATAAAGAACAGTATCGAACTTCAAAATTCTATTTATGATGAAGTTTTTGATAGCTACCCTAATTTGTTTAATATAACTTCAGAAGTCATAGTAGAACTTGAAGATTTTATTGGTGGGAAACTGTCAAAGGATGAAATTGCTTTTCTTGTGATACATTTTAAGGCAGCTATAGATAGAAATAAGCATAAAATAAAAGATGTAAAAAAAGTGCTTATTGTCTGTGGCCTAGGATACGGGAGCTCCAAACTTCTTGCTCAGCAGATAAAAGAGACATATACAATAGATGTTGTCGATATAATTCCCAACCACTTTCTGGGAAAGTATCTAAATAATCCTGAAATTGATCTCGTAATAACTACAATAGATATTCATAGCATAGAAAGAGAAAAGTTGGATATACCTGTGTTGAAAGTAAATCCTATTTTAGGTAAAGAAGATATTCATAAACTTGATAAGTATGGCCTTCCAAAATACAGAAAAAAAGTTCTTTTATCTGATATTTTAGAAATAATTGAAGAGAATACAATAATAGAGGACAAAGAGAAGCTTTTGAAAAAGTTGGAACTGATTTTGGAGGACAGGCTGATAAACGATCTAAATGAAAAAGAGTTAGATATAACGGACCTTCTTAAACTGGAAAACATAAAGCTTAATCTAGAGGTTGACAGCCTAGAGGAAGCTATAGAGAGAGCGGGAAATATTTTGGTAGAAAGAGGTTACGTTAAAAATGGATATGTAAAAAACATGAATGATATTGTAAAAGAATACGGATCTTACATTGTGGTATCAAATGGTATAGCAATGCCACATGCAAGGGGAGGAGAGAATGTTTATAAAACAGGAATGAGCTTAATTACTTTAAAAAACCCGGTTAAATTTTCTGACGGAAAAGAAGTTGAAATTTTAATTGCCTTCTCATCTTTTGATGATAAAGAACATCTCAATTCTCTTGTGGATCTTATGAACTTAATAAATGATTATGAATTTAAAGATAATCTGAAAAGAATGAAAAAGTCCAAGGATGTCTTAAAGTTTATATATAAATACAAATTAGGCTAG
- a CDS encoding PTS sugar transporter subunit IIA, which produces MLKKELKDNIQILENVSDWEEAIKIASKPLLEKKKIEERYIQAMIDNIKEMGPYIVLMPRVAMPHSRPQHGVLESCMALLKLNKGVSFSSKKEDVNLVFILGAKDSNSHVDLLVQLSDLLEEEENVNNMIKAKSVDEIFSLI; this is translated from the coding sequence ATGTTAAAAAAAGAGCTGAAAGACAATATACAAATTTTAGAAAATGTATCTGACTGGGAAGAAGCTATAAAAATAGCCTCAAAACCCCTTCTGGAGAAAAAAAAAATTGAAGAGAGATATATCCAGGCGATGATAGACAATATAAAAGAAATGGGCCCTTATATAGTCCTCATGCCAAGAGTAGCCATGCCACATTCACGGCCTCAGCACGGAGTACTAGAGAGTTGTATGGCGCTACTTAAATTAAATAAAGGAGTTTCTTTTTCCAGTAAAAAAGAGGATGTCAATCTTGTATTTATTTTGGGAGCAAAGGACAGTAATTCTCACGTTGATCTTCTCGTTCAATTAAGTGATTTACTTGAGGAAGAAGAAAATGTAAATAATATGATAAAGGCAAAATCTGTGGATGAAATATTTTCTTTAATATAA
- a CDS encoding response regulator transcription factor, translating into MKVLIVDDSLMGRTLVEKVLGNEFNKIYTATCGKAALVMTLQHKPEFIILDVMMPDIDGFEICRKIRKNPNIYGFPYIMMLTGKDSDDDVIKGFENGADDYLKKPFNSRELLLRVKSGLRKNNKIIKSIHYGELTIIEESRRVTLDEEEFKLSNTLFKLLVYFIKNKGISLSRELIYKNVWEDDFVKGNRTVDVYVRRLKDKIGYLEDAIESQSGFGYRLK; encoded by the coding sequence ATGAAGGTTCTGATAGTAGACGACAGCTTAATGGGAAGAACATTAGTCGAAAAAGTTCTTGGTAATGAATTTAACAAAATATATACAGCCACCTGCGGTAAGGCAGCACTGGTAATGACGCTACAACATAAGCCTGAATTTATAATTTTAGATGTAATGATGCCTGATATAGACGGGTTTGAGATATGTCGTAAAATAAGAAAAAATCCAAATATTTACGGATTTCCTTATATAATGATGCTCACAGGAAAAGATAGTGACGATGATGTAATAAAAGGATTTGAAAACGGGGCAGACGACTATCTGAAAAAACCATTCAATTCCCGTGAACTTTTGCTAAGAGTTAAATCCGGACTCAGGAAGAATAACAAAATAATAAAATCTATTCACTATGGAGAACTTACTATTATTGAAGAATCGAGAAGGGTAACACTGGATGAAGAGGAATTTAAACTATCTAATACCCTGTTTAAACTCCTTGTTTATTTTATAAAAAATAAGGGGATAAGTCTTTCTAGGGAGCTGATATATAAAAATGTATGGGAAGATGATTTTGTAAAAGGGAACAGAACTGTCGATGTATATGTAAGAAGACTCAAGGATAAGATAGGATATTTGGAAGATGCCATCGAAAGCCAGAGTGGCTTTGGTTATAGGCTGAAATAA
- a CDS encoding ATP-binding protein, which produces MKLILFFILTLGVYGQDILVLNFSKRGVVKYDQLIQGLEDNRGINQSLEIEYLDILKNNDEEYRNILKDLYDHKYQNRHFDYIITIGKNIDLDFEKRFEGDKYIYLESYYGLDNVEIEKVSLERFIEIIIKMQPDLKNIYIQNFYNIDLITLREKYRIINFHKVDLANRKTFEELVKKDKKNALILADEVNKELLNFSFPVYSYKLVPNERYTVSLIRDYYMAGKNLASVVLNKNNRIKLDDISYLINDTKSKKYGLYLEPLGINIKYFNADIFNIDRGIVMYILLSVFSFLNIIFILIGLRWSRMVKKYKKIKIIAEENSKIKDRFLANMTHELRTPLNGIIGMVEIMKNHSRSKKLQVIDASAKHLLSMVNDILDFSKLTAEKENINISLIDIKKLMNEIIPIFSSINEIQISCNVDGDMPKKVYGDYLKLKQILINLMSNAVKFTKRGSVNLDLKVMTKTSSEVSVYFAVSDTGIGIPADKIDRLFESFTQIENFHSRTYGGTGLGLTIVKQLITLLDSNLIVESEVGKGSRFSFQMNFKVGDNSFKSEKITAIVVADKRAFILKELSKLGIESITADEEDALEIKKTTENSVIFTEKGKNIKGTKIIESLEDTYELKDDDYILLNPFINLNLIPDTEETEENNLMCKGHVLVVEDNAVNANILKEYLKKSIEVDVVYSAEDVESKEVSKYDLILMDIELPGMSGIELTKRLKTNIPIIALTAHSLERYREECLAAGMNGFLTKPIEFDKLNRILHHYLHLDIDELTEYYGEDFINKIIEVYLEESDELLNELKTNKKSAAHKLKGSIGYFKRDDIIKLLEEIENENFTLMDELLEKLESFNRMLGKHGGKDEGSDSRRQLNGKNISRKSSW; this is translated from the coding sequence ATGAAGCTTATTTTATTTTTTATTTTGACACTGGGAGTATATGGCCAAGATATACTGGTTTTGAACTTCAGCAAAAGAGGTGTGGTAAAATATGACCAGCTTATTCAGGGGTTAGAGGACAACAGGGGAATAAATCAGAGCCTGGAAATAGAGTACCTAGATATTTTGAAAAACAACGATGAAGAATATAGAAATATTCTCAAAGATCTGTATGACCATAAATACCAAAACAGACATTTTGACTATATAATAACAATAGGGAAAAATATCGATTTGGATTTCGAAAAAAGATTTGAAGGGGATAAATATATCTATTTGGAAAGCTATTATGGTCTTGACAACGTGGAAATCGAAAAGGTAAGTCTAGAAAGGTTTATAGAGATAATTATAAAGATGCAGCCTGATCTAAAGAATATTTACATACAAAATTTTTACAATATAGACTTAATTACCCTTAGAGAAAAATACAGAATAATTAATTTTCATAAAGTTGATCTGGCAAACAGAAAAACATTTGAGGAACTAGTGAAAAAAGACAAAAAAAACGCACTTATTCTGGCAGATGAGGTGAATAAAGAACTCCTAAATTTTTCTTTTCCAGTATATTCTTATAAACTTGTTCCCAATGAAAGATATACAGTTTCTCTAATAAGGGATTATTACATGGCAGGTAAAAATCTTGCTTCTGTGGTTTTGAATAAAAACAACAGGATAAAGTTAGATGACATCTCCTATCTTATAAATGATACAAAGTCTAAGAAATACGGTCTTTATCTAGAACCTCTGGGAATAAATATAAAATATTTTAATGCTGATATATTCAACATAGACAGAGGCATTGTAATGTACATTTTGCTGTCGGTATTTTCATTTTTAAATATAATCTTTATTCTAATAGGGTTAAGATGGAGCAGAATGGTAAAAAAGTATAAAAAAATCAAGATAATTGCCGAAGAAAATAGTAAAATAAAGGATAGGTTTTTGGCGAATATGACTCACGAACTGAGAACTCCTTTAAACGGAATAATAGGTATGGTAGAGATAATGAAGAACCACAGCAGGAGTAAGAAACTCCAGGTAATAGATGCATCTGCAAAACATCTTCTCTCTATGGTTAATGATATCCTGGATTTTTCAAAGCTTACAGCAGAAAAGGAGAATATAAATATATCTCTGATTGACATAAAAAAATTAATGAATGAAATAATACCTATTTTTTCTAGCATCAACGAAATACAGATATCATGCAATGTAGACGGTGATATGCCTAAAAAGGTTTATGGCGACTATCTGAAGCTGAAGCAGATCCTTATAAATCTAATGAGTAATGCTGTGAAATTTACAAAGAGAGGAAGCGTAAATCTAGATTTGAAAGTTATGACGAAAACTTCTAGCGAGGTATCGGTGTATTTTGCTGTTTCTGACACTGGGATAGGCATCCCCGCGGATAAAATAGACAGACTTTTTGAAAGTTTCACCCAGATAGAAAATTTTCATTCTAGAACTTACGGTGGGACAGGATTGGGGCTGACAATAGTAAAACAGCTCATAACTCTCCTTGATTCCAATCTAATAGTAGAAAGTGAAGTTGGCAAGGGAAGCCGATTTAGTTTTCAGATGAATTTTAAGGTTGGGGACAATTCGTTTAAAAGTGAAAAAATAACGGCGATAGTAGTGGCAGACAAAAGAGCTTTTATTTTGAAAGAACTTTCTAAACTAGGAATAGAGAGCATAACAGCTGACGAAGAAGATGCCCTTGAGATAAAAAAAACAACCGAAAATTCAGTCATCTTTACAGAAAAAGGAAAAAATATAAAAGGAACTAAAATAATAGAGAGTCTAGAGGACACTTATGAACTAAAAGATGATGATTATATTTTGTTAAATCCATTTATAAATCTAAATCTGATTCCTGATACAGAAGAAACTGAGGAGAACAACCTCATGTGCAAGGGGCATGTACTTGTGGTAGAGGACAATGCAGTCAATGCAAATATACTGAAGGAGTATCTCAAGAAGAGTATAGAGGTGGATGTTGTCTATAGTGCTGAGGATGTTGAAAGTAAGGAAGTTTCAAAGTACGATCTTATATTGATGGACATAGAGCTCCCTGGAATGTCAGGGATAGAACTCACTAAAAGGCTTAAAACAAATATTCCTATAATAGCCTTGACCGCTCATTCACTGGAAAGATACAGAGAAGAATGCCTAGCTGCAGGCATGAACGGATTTTTAACAAAACCCATAGAATTTGATAAACTCAATAGGATATTGCATCACTACCTACATCTTGATATTGATGAGTTGACAGAATATTATGGAGAAGATTTTATTAATAAAATTATTGAAGTTTATTTGGAGGAATCAGATGAACTTTTGAATGAACTAAAGACAAATAAAAAATCAGCTGCACATAAACTAAAGGGAAGCATCGGATATTTTAAAAGAGATGACATAATAAAGTTATTGGAAGAGATAGAGAATGAAAACTTTACCTTAATGGATGAATTATTGGAAAAACTGGAGTCATTCAATAGAATGCTTGGCAAACATGGAGGAAAAGATGAAGGTTCTGATAGTAGACGACAGCTTAATGGGAAGAACATTAGTCGAAAAAGTTCTTGGTAA
- a CDS encoding sulfite exporter TauE/SafE family protein has product MIYIILAVGALAAGVITAIAGGGGMLIMAILMMVDMPIKMIIGTNRVSALMDNGTSAYHYNKNGNVNKRFLKYAIIPSALGTIIGTKMLAMMDGKILERLVPMILIALVLHSLTSKKVGIESNFEGFTKKTVAMGMTVAFLIGVYMGFFGMAAGSFFALALVYIFKFDFLEAVATVKPLLFLMGMTSIFFYAAEGLIDYKYALFITFFRILGSRFGSTYASKKGSKLVKPVFLTLCTLIFVKDVFY; this is encoded by the coding sequence ATGATATATATAATTTTGGCTGTTGGAGCCTTGGCTGCGGGAGTCATAACTGCAATTGCAGGCGGTGGCGGAATGCTCATAATGGCCATTCTGATGATGGTAGATATGCCTATAAAAATGATAATAGGAACTAACAGGGTGAGTGCACTGATGGATAACGGTACCAGTGCATATCATTATAATAAAAACGGCAATGTGAATAAAAGATTTTTGAAATACGCCATTATTCCTAGTGCTTTAGGAACTATAATAGGAACCAAGATGCTAGCCATGATGGACGGAAAGATACTTGAAAGACTGGTTCCTATGATACTCATAGCATTGGTATTGCATTCTCTTACCTCTAAAAAGGTGGGGATAGAGAGTAATTTTGAAGGGTTTACAAAAAAGACAGTGGCTATGGGAATGACTGTAGCTTTTCTTATAGGGGTATACATGGGATTTTTTGGGATGGCAGCAGGAAGTTTTTTTGCTCTGGCTTTGGTTTATATATTTAAATTTGATTTTTTAGAGGCTGTGGCCACAGTAAAGCCTCTACTTTTTCTAATGGGAATGACCTCTATATTTTTCTATGCTGCAGAAGGTCTGATAGATTATAAGTATGCACTGTTTATAACTTTTTTCAGGATTTTGGGTAGCCGTTTTGGGAGTACCTATGCCAGTAAGAAAGGTTCTAAACTTGTAAAACCTGTTTTCTTGACTCTCTGTACATTAATTTTTGTAAAAGATGTATTTTATTAA
- a CDS encoding PTS sugar transporter subunit IIB, translated as MKILVMCGNGLGSSFMMELNVKKAIKELGITAEVDHTDLTTGKSMDADIYLGAKDIMSNFKKEGAKVVGLENIMDLNEIKNKISVYL; from the coding sequence ATGAAAATTTTAGTAATGTGCGGGAATGGTTTAGGAAGTAGCTTTATGATGGAGTTGAATGTAAAAAAGGCAATAAAAGAGCTTGGAATAACTGCAGAAGTGGATCACACCGATCTGACTACAGGTAAATCAATGGATGCGGACATTTATTTAGGGGCTAAAGATATCATGAGCAATTTTAAAAAAGAAGGAGCAAAGGTTGTGGGATTAGAAAATATAATGGACTTAAATGAAATTAAGAATAAAATATCCGTTTATCTTTAA